The Coleofasciculus chthonoplastes PCC 7420 genome contains the following window.
ATACAGCGTCCATCGGGTTGAGTTAACTGCTGCTGCGTCCTTGAGGGGACACTTTCCTAGCGATAAAACCTTTTTAAGCAGGTCAGGCTTACGAGAAAGGAATTGTTCAATAGGCTTGTTTCCCTTTCTCTGATTGCACTTAACACAAGACAAAGTAAGATTGCTAACTCGGTTACTCCCTCCCTTAGATTTGGGATGAATATGTTCGACCTGCAGGGAGACACCTTCAATGCCACAGTAAACACATTGCCGCCCCCATTTGGTTAAGAGATATTGCCGCACCTCGTACCCAGCTAGTTCACCCTGTTGATACTCTATGCCAGATATTTCTGGGTTTTGTATTAGTTGAGTGTCAAAGTTAACCAACTCCATTGATATGGCGGTAATTGGGCAAAAACGTCTCAATCGATTAACCCATGTCAGAGTGGTGTCTACTCGATGCTGAAGACTAGGAGCCAGCCAACCATCGGCGCGATTACGATTGTTGAATCGGGGCTTACGATAACGGGTATGTCGATTCCGTCTCCCTCGCCGTAGGGCGCGGCGAGACTCTAGGGACTGTTTAATTGAGTAGCCGCGATGATTTAATTCGGCTGCCCAAATTATTGTGTTGTCCTTGAGGATAGAAATACCCGTTGTCCTGCTACCAGGATCTAACTTGAGTCGATACTCTTGTTGATTATCACAATCCTCCTCCACATTTTTGAGCATGATGGTAAATGGATAGCGTCGCAGTACGACGGCTTTTCCTTCTTTGAGAAACTTCCTTGCCCGTGCCGGATGACATGGGTTGAGAGGTTTTCTGTTTTTGTCTACAACTAGAACAAACATGAGTTGATTATCTCCTGTTTCCAGGGTAAAGTTTGCCTCGAAGTGGTTATTGGGCGGTACTTTATCCAACACACTGGCTTAACCCTTGTACACCTGTTTAATGCTGGATTTCGAGAGCTACAGGCTGGCACGCACCCGTAGGTCGGAACTTTAACGCTTCCCCATAACGGCTACCAGATTACTCTGGTCTTCTGGTCAGGTATGGGCTAAATTCCAAGCCCCCAGCTTGTAGCTGTGGGGTTCCTGACTGAATCTAAGTAGCGATTGTAGTTGAACTTGTCTTCTATACAGAAATAATTTCCAATTAAATTAGAGATTATGTGGAATACCTGACTTTTTTATCTCAGCATTTGTGCCGTTGACCAAAATTGAGCAATTGTCATCATTGAATGGTGGCTGGATTGGATCGCCGCCCAGAATTATGGGTATTGGCTAGACAGTGTCCGGAATAGCTTATCTCCTCATCGTTCAACCTCTGAACTTCTAGTGTACGATTTGGCTGGTAGCCAATGGCAACTCACTGACCCACCCTTTCCGATGCGATCATGGCACAATAACTCACAATCGGTCTCCTTCCTTGATTCAATTGTTAAACCCTTTGCTCAAGAAGCTTATCTACCTATGGATTTAAAGTCGCTGATTCGGGATATCCCCGATTTTCCCAAACCTGGAATCGTATTTCGGGATATCACCCCCCTGCTGCGCCACCCAGAGGGACTACGCTACACTGTTGACCTTCTGGCTCAAACCTGTAAACAGGCGGGACTCACGCCAGATTATGTTGTCGGTATCGAATCCCGTGGCTTTATTTTTGGTCCTCCCCTCGCCTATCAACTCGGCGCTGGGTTTATCCCTGTGCGTAAACCGGGTAAACTCCCATCTGCTGTGCATACCATTGAGTATGAACTCGAATATGGTATGGATTGCTTAGAAGTTCATCAAGATGCCTTTGATTCCGGTTGTCGTATTCTGATTGCCGATGATTTAATCGCCACCGGAGGTACCGCCGCCGCTACTGCCAAGCTGGTGCAAAAAATTGGCTGTGAACTGGTGGGCTTTAGTTTTATCATCGAACTAAGGGATTTACAGGGGCGTCAGAAGTTGCCTGATGCGCCGATTGTTACCTTGGTTGAGTATTAGACCTTGGTGATTGGGTAAGCTGTTCGGCATTTAAACCTTAATATCAATAAGGGCGAAATCCTTGTAGTGCGAGCATCTTGCTCGCTACCCATTCCCAATTTAAATGCATGACAGCTTATCTTCTTTAGTTAAGACAAAGGACGAATGACTTCTTCAACACAGGATTCTTCAACTCGTCAGGGCTTAGATGAGGCATGGACGGGGTTTCTACGGATTGTCACCAGTGAGACGTTTCTCTACATCGTCAAACGTCTCCTGCAAGCCTTATTAACCTTATTTCTGGCATCTGCCCTCAGTTTTGCCATCATTCAATTGTCACCAGGCAATTACTTGGACACCCTGCGGCAAAATCCCAAGATTTCCCCGGAACGAATTGAGGAACTCCGACAGCAATTTGGCTTGGATCAACCTGCCTACAAGCAATATTGGCGCTGGCTGGTGCGAGTGGTGACTCAAGGAGATTTTGGTGAGAGTTTTGTTTATTTTCGTTCCGTATCGTCTCTACTCTGGGAACGTATCCCTGCCACCTTACTGCTTGCCATTTCCTCGATTATCGTCACTTGGGCGATCGCGATTCCGCTAGGAATTATTGCCGCTGTCAAGCAAAGCCGCTTTACCGATCGCGCTTTACAGGTGATTAGTTATACCGGTCAGGGTTTTCCCAGCTTTATCACTGCCTTAGTGCTGCTAATTATCGCCCAATACACCTCACCGCTGTTTCCTGTGGGTGGCATGACCAGTATTAATCATGCCGATTTGTCACCCATTGGTAAAGTCCTGGATATTGGATGGCACATGATTTTACCAACCCTTGCCCTCTCGATCACCAGTTTTGCCGGACTTCAACGAATTACACGCGGGGCAATGTTGGATGTTTTGCGGCAAGATTATATCCAAACAGCCCGTGCCAAGGGACTTCCAGAAAATCGGGTCATCTATGTCCATGCCTTACGGAATGCCATTAATCCCCTAATCACCATCCTGGGTTTTGAATTTGCTAGTTTGTTAAGTGGTGCGTTTATTGCTGAATTTTTCTTTAATTGGCCCGGTTTAGGGCGATTGACATTACAAGCGGTCACAGCTAAAGATACCTATCTGGTGATGGCAGCCTTGATGATGGCGGCGGTGATGCTGATTGTCGGTAACTTACTGGCTGATTTGCTGCTCAAATTTGTTGACCCGCGCATTCGCCTAGAAAATCTCAAATAATTCATTTAGGGGTAGGTTTAGGGGCGAGTTTAGCCCCATCTGGGTAGAGAAAAACAGGATAGTCGTGAAACCCGCCCCTACAGAAGAAATGACGAATGACAAATGACAAATGACAAATGACATAAGACGAATGACCAATGACCAATCAAAATGTTTAGCCAAATCTATTACTTAATTCTTTCCAGAGTTGACGGTCGCTATCTCGTCGCCCAGCCTAATGCTAGGGATCGTGAGATGGGGGCAGGTTACTTATTGATGTTTCGCGAACGGTTTGAAGCCCTCAGCTATCTGAATAGCCATGCGGCTGATCTAAGCGATCGCTTTGCCGTTGAGTCGGTTTCCGGAACCCAGTTAAAAGGACTACTCCAACGCTGGGGATTTCATGGGGTCGGGATTGTACAAGACCCTTTGATTCCCAAAATAGAGTTTCTATCTTATGGGGGGTGACATCAATGTCTTACCTCTAAGGATAAGTATTCTTCCCCGAGTCTAAAAATAAATTAAGTCAAGATTACGCCAAAATCCTATCTTTAGATGAACTAGAAGACTGATGCTATTCGTTCACAATGAATGAAGATAGGATTGCTCAACCCGTACCCTGTATGTATTTCTTTGCGGTAGCAATAACCATGTCAGGGAAACTTATATAGACGGTGTTGGGTCGCTTTAATGGGAACTCTATGTCTTTTTTCATACACCCCAATGACGTTTCAAGTGAATCGATTTGATCGCAAGGACTCTCGGCGTACTCAATCTAGAAAAGGAGTGAAGTCCAGATGGCTAATCCAAAAACTTAAACACCACATTTTTTTATTCGGCGTAGCCCTTTCTTGGGGAATCGCCACTCCCCTGAATGCGGCGGAACGAGTCACCCTGCAATTAGGACCGTTTCAGCAATCGGTGGAAATCGCGGATCTAGAAGAATGGGCGCAGACGGGTCAGCTACCGCCAACTCTCACACCCTACCGTTCCTTACTCACCCCCCAAGTTCAGCAGGTACTCAACAGACGCCTGCAACTCGACCCCAATCTGGCTGAGAAATTTATCAATGATTTGCTGCTGTCCACCGATGGCGCCCGCTTACTGGATCAAATTGGTAGGGTACTCCCGGATAGCAGTCTTGATCAGTTAAAAGCAGCTCTATTTTTAGCGGCACGCCAAGCCAATGGATTGTCGGTGCTAAGTTTTTTAAGAGCTTACCCCGAAGAGACCGTCACGATCAATGCCTCATCCGCGATCGCGATTGTGCTGCAAATGAATCTGCCTTACTTACAATCTCAAGTGGTTAATCCGATCCTGGAACAGGAACTCACTATGGCGGATACCCCAGAGTTTACGGCTGACTTTGACCCAACGGTGACCGGTTATCAATATGTCCGGGAACGTACCCTGAGGCTACGTGATCGCGATCGCGATCGGGCTATTCCCGTGGATGTTTACTGGGTGGGCAATACGTCAGGACCTTTGGTTGTCCTCTCCCACGGCTTTGGCTCTGACCGCAAATTTTTAACCTACTTAGCGCGTCATCTCGCGTCTAATGGTTTAACTGTTGTGGCAATAGAACATCCCGGCAGTAATTTTAGCTGGCTCAGTGGGGTTTCTCTCAGGAGTAACATTGGAGAGGTGTTACCCCCATCGGAGTTTATCGACCGTCCTCAGGATGTTAGCTTTGTTTTGGATCGGCTGGCGAAAATTAATCGAGGCTATGGATCGTTACGGGGCAAATTGAATACGGAGCAAGTTACCGTTATCGGTCATTCCCTAGGCGGCTACACCGCTTTAGCCTTAGCCGGAGGACAACTTGACCTAGAGGAATTACGAGAGTTTTGTCAACAGCGTAGTCCTCTAGAACGCTCACCCGCTGACTGGTTTCAATGTTCTGCCACAGACTTACAGGAAGACAATGTACAGTTACGCGATCAGCGGGTGGTTCAGGTAATGGCGCTCAACGCCGTTACTGGACATTTATTTGGCAGTTCGGGTCTAGCGGAGGTAAAAATTCCCACCTTGCTCTTAACGGGAACCAATGACGCGATTACCCCCTCTCTGGAACACCAACTTCGCGCCTTTGATCAGTTAGGTGGACTCAAGTATCTGCTGGTGGCGCTAGGGGGGACTCATTTAAGTGTCACCGATCGCGCAACTCTCAATGAAGCTGTAACCAGCAGTACCTTGGTGCCGGAACTAACGGATAAAGATGCAGAACCCCTGCGTCGGCTATTTCGAGGCGTGAGTTTAGCCTTCATTAAACAGCTAACGCCTGAAGCCCAACGTTATCAACCCTTTTTGACACCAGCTTACGCCCAATCGCTTTCCACTCCCAGCTTATCCTTACGCCTGAGTACTCAACTCCCACCCAGCTTAACCACTTGGTTCCAAGTGTTAAGTGTGAGTAACCAGAAGATTGCCATCCGTTTCCCTACCCTCAATCAAGATGCGATCGGGAAGATTTTTTCACCCTTTGCCAACTCTTCCCAGGTTATGACCCAGACTGATTGCTGCACAGGACAACTCAACCAGATTTTTACGAATTTTATGAATACCTATAATCGGCGTTTAACGGGAATCAGTTAGTTAGGACACATCATTTATGTAGAGACGCGCCATGGCGCGTCTGGAACAATGGTGCCGAAAGTCCTAATCGATGTGTCTACTGCTGTACCTGGACTAGCGCTCTAGGAGATTTCAGATATGGGTAAATCGAGTTGCTTAATGTAAGCCATTAGTATATAATTAAGGTTTGGCAAATATTAAACGACCCAACAAGAGGTAGACTAAATCACATTTATTGCTGATCAGGCTTGCCAAAATCTTGTTAAGTTTGCTACCTTAGTTAAGCGCAAGGGATAACAAGCCGGGATAGCTCAGTCGGTAGAGCAGGGGACTGAAAATCCCCGTGTCGGCGGTTCAAGTCCGCCTCCTGGCATTCCTAATAGCTGATTCTATTACTATATAGATTTGGGTAGAGCGTGAAACGGTTAATAGCCTAGAGTTAATCGATTTTGCATCTGTTTGATATTGAGCCGATCCGTTCCTTCCCCAATCCCAAAACATGGTAACCGTTGTTGTCATCTTCAATCTGCTGATATCGCTGTTAGGTTTTTATATAGCGTGGCGGATTTGGAGACTACGACGGGTGCTAGGGGCAGCGGCTGACATTGTAGCCAGGGCTGAACAAAGTACATATAGGGTTTTACATGGCGCTCCCCAAGCTATCTCTAAAGGGCAGATCGGTGTCCACGGCTTAAAAAAACGCTATCAACAGTTAGAGTTTCAGTTACAACGAGTACAGCGAGTCTTGATGGTGTTGGGCTTTATTCAAAAGACCTATCAGTCTAGGCGACGCCGTCGGGGAAAGCGATCGCCTGCCGAACGCTCCCAACTCTGAACCTTACCCGTTCCGGAGTATCCTTTTAGAATCCTCGGTCATTTATGCCCAGGAGAAGTCAAGCCAATTGCCCTCCATATATAGCGTAGCGAAGGTGAAAACCCCTGTGTTTCAAAGGGGGGATGAAACCGAGCGAGTCGTCTAGCCAAGCAATTTTAGTTGTGAGTCTAGTACAATTTTCTGTTTTTATGCTATAATAACCAGCCTAAGCAAAAACAAGATTATGATAGTTTTTGAGTTCAAGGTAAAAGCCAAACCAACTCAATACGCAGCCATTGATGAGGCGATTCAGACTTCTCAGTTTGTCCGAAACAAATGCTTACGATACTGGATGGACAACGAAGGTGCCAGCAAATACGACCTCAACAAATATTGCAGTGTATTGGCGAAAGAGTTTAGCTTTGCCTCTGAACTCAACTCTCAGGCGCGTCAAGCATCGGCTGAACGTGCTTGGACTGCTATCAGCCGTTTCTATGAAAATTGCCGGAAGGTAGAGAC
Protein-coding sequences here:
- the iscB gene encoding RNA-guided endonuclease IscB, giving the protein MFVLVVDKNRKPLNPCHPARARKFLKEGKAVVLRRYPFTIMLKNVEEDCDNQQEYRLKLDPGSRTTGISILKDNTIIWAAELNHRGYSIKQSLESRRALRRGRRNRHTRYRKPRFNNRNRADGWLAPSLQHRVDTTLTWVNRLRRFCPITAISMELVNFDTQLIQNPEISGIEYQQGELAGYEVRQYLLTKWGRQCVYCGIEGVSLQVEHIHPKSKGGSNRVSNLTLSCVKCNQRKGNKPIEQFLSRKPDLLKKVLSLGKCPLKDAAAVNSTRWTLYRALSETGLPVETGTGGRTKFNRTRQELPKTHWLDAACVGQSTPDKLQVLIDKPLIITATGHGTRKVCRTDKYGFPVRYVPRSKFVHGFQTGDIVKAIVTKGKKIGTYMGRIAVRTTGSFNIATPNGLVQGISHKYCSRVQGKDGYQYTFSRKSCRTAVYVRGRIPPHT
- a CDS encoding adenine phosphoribosyltransferase; protein product: MDLKSLIRDIPDFPKPGIVFRDITPLLRHPEGLRYTVDLLAQTCKQAGLTPDYVVGIESRGFIFGPPLAYQLGAGFIPVRKPGKLPSAVHTIEYELEYGMDCLEVHQDAFDSGCRILIADDLIATGGTAAATAKLVQKIGCELVGFSFIIELRDLQGRQKLPDAPIVTLVEY
- a CDS encoding ABC transporter permease, which encodes MTSSTQDSSTRQGLDEAWTGFLRIVTSETFLYIVKRLLQALLTLFLASALSFAIIQLSPGNYLDTLRQNPKISPERIEELRQQFGLDQPAYKQYWRWLVRVVTQGDFGESFVYFRSVSSLLWERIPATLLLAISSIIVTWAIAIPLGIIAAVKQSRFTDRALQVISYTGQGFPSFITALVLLIIAQYTSPLFPVGGMTSINHADLSPIGKVLDIGWHMILPTLALSITSFAGLQRITRGAMLDVLRQDYIQTARAKGLPENRVIYVHALRNAINPLITILGFEFASLLSGAFIAEFFFNWPGLGRLTLQAVTAKDTYLVMAALMMAAVMLIVGNLLADLLLKFVDPRIRLENLK
- a CDS encoding alpha/beta hydrolase codes for the protein MTFQVNRFDRKDSRRTQSRKGVKSRWLIQKLKHHIFLFGVALSWGIATPLNAAERVTLQLGPFQQSVEIADLEEWAQTGQLPPTLTPYRSLLTPQVQQVLNRRLQLDPNLAEKFINDLLLSTDGARLLDQIGRVLPDSSLDQLKAALFLAARQANGLSVLSFLRAYPEETVTINASSAIAIVLQMNLPYLQSQVVNPILEQELTMADTPEFTADFDPTVTGYQYVRERTLRLRDRDRDRAIPVDVYWVGNTSGPLVVLSHGFGSDRKFLTYLARHLASNGLTVVAIEHPGSNFSWLSGVSLRSNIGEVLPPSEFIDRPQDVSFVLDRLAKINRGYGSLRGKLNTEQVTVIGHSLGGYTALALAGGQLDLEELREFCQQRSPLERSPADWFQCSATDLQEDNVQLRDQRVVQVMALNAVTGHLFGSSGLAEVKIPTLLLTGTNDAITPSLEHQLRAFDQLGGLKYLLVALGGTHLSVTDRATLNEAVTSSTLVPELTDKDAEPLRRLFRGVSLAFIKQLTPEAQRYQPFLTPAYAQSLSTPSLSLRLSTQLPPSLTTWFQVLSVSNQKIAIRFPTLNQDAIGKIFSPFANSSQVMTQTDCCTGQLNQIFTNFMNTYNRRLTGIS